Genomic window (Synechococcus sp. WH 8016):
GAGCACCTCGAGCATGGCCACGGTGTGGCGGCCGCGCATGAAGGCTGTGGGCAAGGTCACCACAGGGCAGTCCAGCGAGAACGATTGCAAGGAGCTGTTGCCACCGTTCCAATCGATCGTGTCGATGGTGTGGTGGCTGATCGCAAACAAACCCATGAAGTCGCCGTAATCGAGTCTGGGCAGGATGCGCAGATGGTTATCGATCTCTAAGCCGCGCTGCTCGAAATGGGGCTTCATCCGCTCGAGCAAACGCTCGGCGATGCCACCACTGCCCATGTGGCCTACGAGCACGATGAAGGCCTCGGGGTGACGTGAGGCAATCTCCGCAAAGGTCCAGTCGTTACGCGGCAGGTATTTGAAGGTGCTTTGCAGCGAATTGAGGATGGGCCGATCGCGCGGCAGGTCGTATTTGTCGTAGAGGAGCTGGCCATCGTGAATGGCGGCGGGGATTTCGTAGTTCAGTCCTGTTTTGGGAAGTCTGTACAGGGTTTCGCTGTAGTGAGCCTCATTGCCATCCGGTTCCATGTCGGCGCCCGATAAGTAGTAGTGGATGGTGCGCGAACCGCTACTAATCGGATGGCCCCAGCCCTGACCTTGCACGGGCGCGAGCTGCAACACCGAGGTGACCTTGCTCGAGGGGTGCATGCCGATATCGGTAAAGATCAAGAGATCGAGCTGGTCGTCCAGGATTTGCTGGAGCATCGCCTCGGGGTTTTCGGCCCGCAGCGGCAGATGCCGGTAGGTGCCCAGAGCCGCGAAGCGTTGGCTGCCGCTGTCTTCTCCATCAGCGGTGTTGTAGGCGAAGATCTCGTAGCCAGGATTTCCGGCAATCCCTTCCAGCCAACCGAGGGCCCAGATCGAGCCGTTGTGGTTGATCAAATGGGGGGAAATCACGCCTACGCGCAGAGGAGATGTATCGGCGGGGTTGCGTTGGGGTAGGGGTTGCATGAACGCTCCCAGCCTGGGGCGCAGGATCCGGTCAAGGATGCCGGCATAGAGCTCCTGCAAAGGCCGATCGTCTTCCATCTGATAGGCGAGATAGAAGTTGGTGAGCGACCAGGCATGGGCATAGAGCAGCTCCCAGGCGGGATCCTCCTGGGTGATTCCCTCTAGGAGCCCGTAGAGCTCTGCGCAATCATCCTCCCAGCGCTGTCGGACTGTGCTTACTTGCTCGTCTGTGCTGTAAAGCACTGGCAACGCATGCAGGCGTGCCATCAATTGCACGCGCCGATCGCTATGGCATTGATCAGCGGCGGTGAGCCCTTCCTCGTAGCGATCAAGTTCTGTGAGGCAAGCGATTGCTCCCTGCAACCCCACGACCTGTTCAAAGGCGGAGAGTCCGTTGATCGCACCAAACAGCTTGAATTGCTCTAAAGCATCGCCATGGCGTTTCTCTTGAATCAGCGCTTGGGCGAGGTTTTGGCGTGATGGCTTGAAATCGGAGGCAATGGAGAGGGCTTGGCGGTAGCTGGCCATCGCCGGCTCCATTTGCTTGAGATTGGCGTAGGCCAAGCCCATGTTGTTCCAGGCATCGGGGTAGGCAGGGGCGTGCTCCAGGCAAAGCCGAAAGGCTTCAATCGCCTCGGGGTCGCGCTTGTGATCCCTGAGCAAATTGCCAAGCGAAAAGGCGGCTTGGGAAAAGTTGGGTTGGTCACGCAGCAGCAAACGCAGTTCCCGCTCGGCGGCCTCAGGATCACCTGAATCAATCAGGGCTAGTGCTCGGTTTTGCCTCGCTTCTCCAAACCCAGGGAAGAGGGCAATCGCTTCGTTGTAGAGGCGGAGCCCCTCCTCCGTATTGCCTAAAGCGCGGCAGGCATTGCCGCCGTTGAACAACACATAGGGGGTGAGAAACCCCCTTGTTTGGGCTGCTTCATAGGAGCGCAACGCCAACTCGTGTTGATTCAGCAGGCCGTGGGCAAGGCCTTCTAAGTAAGCGATCTCACCGGCATGGGGATGGCCTTGCAGGGATGCGGTTTGATCAAGAATTTCTTGCGGCCGGTTTTGGCTTAGCGCTTCATAGAGGTGGGCCAGACCCGCTTCCGGAGAGTTGTGGTTGGGCCACTGCCCGCTGGGAGGCTGGAGTTCGGGCAAGGGAGGCTGCTGTAGCTGCTGCTGAGCGAGAGCTAACTGTTGCTGGAGATCCAGCAGTTGTTGCTGCAGTCCAGAAATCTGCAGGTGGCGATCGCGCAGCTGTTGGAGTGGATCAACAAGGGCATCTGCATCGGCTGCGGCCAGGGGGCGCACCTTGTCGCTGCGGCGGCGGGGTATGGCGTAGTTGTAAGCCTTGAGATCGTCTGCGTATAAGCGTTCAAGCAGGGCTAACCCCTCTTTGCCAAAGGCGTCGTCCCAGCGTTTGCCTAAGCGTTGGCGGTAGCGCTGGTCGTAGGTCTGCAGTTCTTTGCGAATGCGCAGCAGGCGATCCGCTGGGAGAAGTGGTTCGAGGAGGGGCGGCAACTGCTTAATCAGCTGATCACGGTCGAGCCATTGGTTAAAAAAGCTTCCATCACCAAGACACTCCGCTTGGGGCCTTAGGTGGCCATCGTTTTTTAGCAACTCCCAATGCTCGCTGAGGTAGGCGAGGAAATCATGAAAGCGGCAAGGCTCTGCTGGATTGTTGCTGCAACTGGCTTGCACCGATGCATTCAGGGGCGCGTAAGCGGGATCTGCCAGATGAAGCTTGTCGTGCCAAAACGAAAGCAAGCGCTCTCCCGGATGGCGGGTTACGGCAAGCCTTAGTGCGTGGGGATCGTCTAGAAGCTTTTTCTGCTCCTCACTAGAAAGGTCAGTGAAGGCGGGTAAGCCATGCCGATTGGCCCGGTGGATGGCAAGGGCAGGGCGCGTTTCACCGATCGCGGCGCCTTCAAATGGTTCGCGGCCAGAGGCAATCACCGCCAGCCGCTTCAGCAACGTAGAGCTTGTTTTGGGAATTGGTGCTAAGCACCAACGCTGTTCAGGAACGCTGAGCACTGCGCCAGGCAACAAAGAAACAGCGCTCATCGCCTTGAAAGAAGGATCGAACGAATGTATCGGCTTTTTGCTTGGAAAGCTCATCAAGGTGGAATCTAGATTTGAGACAAGGTTTGGCTTGATCAAGTGCGGAAGATTGGCTTGCCTAGGTGGCTTTGGGATTGAGATTTTAAAAATGATTCCAATCGTGCTG
Coding sequences:
- a CDS encoding sulfotransferase family 2 domain-containing protein, producing the protein MSAVSLLPGAVLSVPEQRWCLAPIPKTSSTLLKRLAVIASGREPFEGAAIGETRPALAIHRANRHGLPAFTDLSSEEQKKLLDDPHALRLAVTRHPGERLLSFWHDKLHLADPAYAPLNASVQASCSNNPAEPCRFHDFLAYLSEHWELLKNDGHLRPQAECLGDGSFFNQWLDRDQLIKQLPPLLEPLLPADRLLRIRKELQTYDQRYRQRLGKRWDDAFGKEGLALLERLYADDLKAYNYAIPRRRSDKVRPLAAADADALVDPLQQLRDRHLQISGLQQQLLDLQQQLALAQQQLQQPPLPELQPPSGQWPNHNSPEAGLAHLYEALSQNRPQEILDQTASLQGHPHAGEIAYLEGLAHGLLNQHELALRSYEAAQTRGFLTPYVLFNGGNACRALGNTEEGLRLYNEAIALFPGFGEARQNRALALIDSGDPEAAERELRLLLRDQPNFSQAAFSLGNLLRDHKRDPEAIEAFRLCLEHAPAYPDAWNNMGLAYANLKQMEPAMASYRQALSIASDFKPSRQNLAQALIQEKRHGDALEQFKLFGAINGLSAFEQVVGLQGAIACLTELDRYEEGLTAADQCHSDRRVQLMARLHALPVLYSTDEQVSTVRQRWEDDCAELYGLLEGITQEDPAWELLYAHAWSLTNFYLAYQMEDDRPLQELYAGILDRILRPRLGAFMQPLPQRNPADTSPLRVGVISPHLINHNGSIWALGWLEGIAGNPGYEIFAYNTADGEDSGSQRFAALGTYRHLPLRAENPEAMLQQILDDQLDLLIFTDIGMHPSSKVTSVLQLAPVQGQGWGHPISSGSRTIHYYLSGADMEPDGNEAHYSETLYRLPKTGLNYEIPAAIHDGQLLYDKYDLPRDRPILNSLQSTFKYLPRNDWTFAEIASRHPEAFIVLVGHMGSGGIAERLLERMKPHFEQRGLEIDNHLRILPRLDYGDFMGLFAISHHTIDTIDWNGGNSSLQSFSLDCPVVTLPTAFMRGRHTVAMLEVLELPELIANNADDYIAISSKLLDDPAFYQAMKQAIQERKQRLFLDKSVAEAFQTAVETICRRTPSVGQQPSEILPLAQQSSAAA